A genomic region of Papaver somniferum cultivar HN1 chromosome 7, ASM357369v1, whole genome shotgun sequence contains the following coding sequences:
- the LOC113294672 gene encoding uncharacterized protein LOC113294672, translating into MVLHYVKPPSLLLLPVTLCCLFELSDLAERREYKELVKDITPVEQTDEPFSSYKDQVGFGLHVAVIMFTGYLVGYAAFRALFNHNPVMNAAGGILGLVFAMLLETLLFIIKSSSKRPVSSSLASSSASKLKKDQ; encoded by the exons ATGGTCCTGCATTACGTAAAGCCACCATCATTATTGCTGTTGCCTGTTACTTTGTGCTGCCTATTTGAG CTGTCGGATTTGGCTGAACGAAGAGAGTATAAAGAGCTCGTCAAAGATATTACTCCTGTTGAACAGACTGATGAGCCTTTCTCATCTTATAAAGATCAAGTTGGGTTTG GTCTCCATGTGGCCGTTATTATGTTTACGGGTTATTTGGTGGGATATGCTGCATTCAGGGCTCTGTTTAATCATAACCCGGTCATG AATGCTGCCGGTGGTATCCTTGGTCTAGTTTTTGCGATGCTCTTGGAGACTCTCCTTTTTATAATCAAATCTTCAAGTAAACGTCCAGTATCTTCATCCTTGGCTTCATCATCTGCTTCAAAGCTAAAGAAAGATCAATAA